DNA from Paludisphaera mucosa:
CTCGCAGTCTGCCGCGCCCCGGGCGCCCGGTCCAGGACTTGCAAGAGGACCGCACGACGATAAGGCCAGGAGCGACGATCAGGGCGAAACCCCGTGAGACGCATTACGATGGCTGCGTCGTCCCGAGGACGACGACGTTCGATCTCATCATCACGCCTGGACGATCCAGCCAAGGCCGGCGGCCCGCGTCGACCGGGCGGGCGAACCGGAGGTATCCCGTCCCGTGACGACTCATGCAGCCGCAGTCCCTTTGGTCTCCCTCATCTTCGGCGTCACCTATCTGGCCCTGGCGATCGGCCGGGTGCCCGGCCTGAGGATCGACCGGGCCGGGATCGCCCTGGTCGGGGCCGTCGCCATGCTCGCCTGCAGCGTCCTCACGATGCGGGAGGCGGCCGGGGCCGTCGATTACGAGACCATCGTCCTCCTCTTCGGCATGATGGTCGTCGTGGCCTTTCTGCGACTCTCCGGGTTCTTCGCGCTCGCCACAGAGGGCGTCGCCCTTCGCTTCTCCCACCCGCTGGCGTTGCTGGCGGTGACGATCGGCCTGTCGGGCGTCCTGTCGGCGTTCCTCGTCAACGACGTCGTCTGCGTCGCCCTCACGCCTCTGACGCTCGACCTCTGCCGCAGGCTGAAGCGCCCGCCCATCCCTTACTTGATCGGGCTCGCGACCGCCTCGAACATCGGCTCGGTGGCGACGATCACGGGCAACCCGCAGAACATCATCATCGGCTCGCTCTCGCAGATCTCCTACATCCGTTTCTCCTCCCGCCTGGCCCCCGTGGCGGCCGTCGGCCTGGCGTTGAACTTCGCCGTGGTGGCCCTCGTGTATCGCAAGTCGCTGGGCCAGGCGCTCGAGTCGCCTCCGCAGCCCGTGACCGGGAATGACGTGAAGCCGCGCGTCCACGGGCCGCTCCTGATCAAGAGCGCCGTGGTGACTTTGGCCGCCATCGCCCTCTTCTTCGCCGGCCAGCCGATCGCCGTGGTGGCGCTGGTCGCCGCGGCGATCTTGATGCTCGACCGCGTCCGGCCGTCCAAGGTCTATGAGTCGGTCGACTGGCCGTTGCTCGTCATGTTCGCGGGCCTGTTCGTCGTGGTGCACGCCTTCGAGCGGGACGTCGTCCGGACGTGGGGGATCGACAGGTGGCGTGCGATCCTCGACTCCCCGGTGGTCATGGTGAGCGGGCTGTCGGTTTTGCTCTCCAACCTGGTCTCGAACGTACCGGCGGTCCTGCTCTTCAAGCCCTTGATGGCGGCGATGTCCGACGGGGCCCGCGAGCAGGCCTGGCTCGCCCTGGCCATGTCGAGCACGCTGGCCGGGAACCTGACGCTGCTGGGCTCGGTGGCGAACCTGATCGTCGTGGAGAACGCGCGGCGGGCGGGGACCGAACTCGGATTCCTCGAATACCTCAAGGTCGGCGTGCCGCTGACGATCGCGACGACCGTCGTCGGCGTCGCCTGGCTCGCCCTCACACGTTACTGAACTGGATGCCGAGAACGCGAATCGCCCCGGGAGCGGCGGGCGCCGGTCTCCGGGGCGATGCGGTTGAATTCGAAGGGCCCCGGACTTTCAAATCCGGGGGCGTCGGTTCGAAGGTCAGAGTCCGTTGAAGGACGACCCGACCTTGAGCTTGTTGCGGCGCGAGAGCAGCAGTCGATCCCAGGCGAGGGACTCTTCGAGCACCTCGCTGCGGTGGGATGTCAGCTCGGACAGGATCGATTGCAGGGCCGCGTCGACGATCCTGCCGTTCGTGTTCGCGCCCCGGGCGGCGGGCGTCGCGAAGTAGGAGCCGATCGAGCGGCCGCTCGGCGGCGGCGGCGTGGCCTGGGCGACCAGCGGGACGACGCCGGCCGCGGCGGGCGTCGTCGAGCCGGTCGCGACCGTGCTGGTCAGGGAGGACGGAGTGCTCGCCCCGGTGGAGACCGATAGCGTGTATTCGCCGGGGCCGCCGGCGGCGCTCAGGACCTCGATGTAGTAGGTACCCTCTTCCAGCCCCGAGAGCGAAAGCGAGGCGTTGCGGCCGTCGGCCGAGTCGTCGTCCTCGGCCACCACGTTGCCTTCGGCGTCGAGGATCCGGATCGCGGGATCCAGGTCGTTCACGAATTCGCCGCTTCCGCCGCCCGGCGTGCCGGTGACGACGTCGAGCGTGCCGTCGGACCCGACCTGCACGGAGTACACGTCGCTGTCGTCGAGCGTGAGGATGAGCGTCCGCGGATAGATGTCCCCGGAGAAGGCGAAGAGGGCCTCGGGGGCGCCGTTGAAATCGATGGACGACAGGGCGGCACCGACGGTGAACACCCCGCCGCCGGCGCCGAGGATCGCGGCCAGGGCGTCGGGGGTCAGGTCGAAGGACAGGAAGGCGAAATCCTCCAAGAAGAAGACGTCGCGCGAGGCGTACAGGACGCCCGAGCCCAGGTCGTCGAAGATGTCGGTGCGATCCGCGCCGCCCGCCGTCACCTCGTCCGCCGACGTCGTCACGTCGTAGAAGCCGATGGTCTCGAAGAAGTCGTTCGACGCGTAGAACGGGTTGAAGATCTCGAGGCGGGCGCTGGCGATCCGGGCCCCCGCGGGCAGCGAGGAGAGGTCGAAGCTGAAGAAGCTCCGATACTCGGCGTCGTCCGGGATGTATCCCGTGAGGTAGTTCGTGTTATCCGACTGGTGGAATCCGTAGTCCGTGTACCAGCCCGAATCCGAGGCCTCGATCGCGATCGTGCCGCCGCTCGTCACGGCCCCCAGCACCGTGGTCGTCCCGCTCGACAGGTCGAGCGGCTGGGCGGTCTCGATCGAGTTGTTTGACTCGACGTCGAACACGCCGCCCCGCGTGACCACGAGGCTGTAGTCGACCAGATTGCCGCCGGTGACGCGGACGTAGTAGATCCCGGCCGCGCCTCCGGCGAACTCCAGGGCGTCGTTGACGTTGGTGTCGACCGACGAGCCGGCGACGATCACGTTCCCGAAGGCGTCGAGCAGCTCGATGTCGACGTCGCCGCCGGACAGCGAGGTCGCGACCACCGACGCCCCCTGGCCCGCGCCCAGGGTGAAGCTGTAGACGTCGGGGACCACGGGCGGGGGGTTGAGCGGGTGGTTTTCCACCGAGACCTGGAGCAGGTACTCGGCCCCCGGCTCGACCGGGCTGCCGAAGGGATAGCTTCCCACCCCGAGCAGGTAGACGCCCGGGGCGTCGAAGATCCAGGTGATGAGGGAATCCAGGCTCGTGCCGCTTCCCGGGTCGAGATTGCTGTCGTCGCTAGTGGCGAGGAGATTGCCCTCGATATCGAAAAGGTACAGGTAGGAGTCGAGTCCCGACGAGAAGTCGATGTCGAAGATGCCCTCGGAGCCGGCCGTGTCGACGGTGAACGAGTAGAAATCGAAGGTGCCGTCGCCGGTCCCCGCGACCGACAGGTGCGCCGCGATGGTGGAATCGAAGATGAACGGATCGAAGTCCAGCGTCCACGGCCCGCCGTCGAGGTCCTGGGTGAACTCGTCGTTGGGCTCGATTTCCGGGATCACAGACCCCGCGGTCGGGGTCTGGCCGACGACCGCGCCTCGGTCGGCTCCTCCCGGGAGCGCGATGAACGTGGTGTCGAGCGACTGCGCCGAGGACGGGTCGTCGTTCGAAGGTCCGCCGTAGGATTCGTCTTCGACGGCGGCGTTGACGAGGAGATCGAAGAAGTAAAGGCCGGGCGAGCCCGTGCCGCCGATCCGGATCGTGTACACACCGGCGGCGACGGCGGGGACCGTTTGCAGGATGACAAACGCGCCCGCGCCCGTCGCCGTGGCCAGGCTGACGCCATCGGGCCCGATCAGCTCCACGGATCCCATCAGGCTCGAGGGGTCGAGCAGCACCGTTATGGTCTGCCCGGCGTCGAGCTGGATCGTCCAGTCGTCGGTGTCGTCGTCGGAGCTGATCAACCCTTGCGAGGAGAACGGAGTCTCGTAGATGAGCCCGCCGAGCGGGGCGACCGACACGAGCGGGGTGGGCACCGAGCGGGTCGCCGCGTCGATCTGGAAGCTGACGTAGAAATCTCCTCCCTCCACCCCGTCGCCGGAGACGTTGGGCGGGATCGGGAAGGCCAGGGGCTCGCCGTCCAGCTCGAGCCCCACCAGGTCCTGGAAGCCCACCTCGTCGCTGAAGAGCACGAGGGTGTAGAGATCTTCCGGCAGGAAGCTGAAGGTGGCCGTGAGGACCGTCCCGGTGGAGTCGAAGCTGAAGCTGATCGGGAGGTAGGTCCCCGAGAACGCGCTGAACAGCACGACGTCCGAGGAATCGATGAGCGACGTGTTGATCGCCT
Protein-coding regions in this window:
- a CDS encoding anion transporter, with protein sequence MTTHAAAVPLVSLIFGVTYLALAIGRVPGLRIDRAGIALVGAVAMLACSVLTMREAAGAVDYETIVLLFGMMVVVAFLRLSGFFALATEGVALRFSHPLALLAVTIGLSGVLSAFLVNDVVCVALTPLTLDLCRRLKRPPIPYLIGLATASNIGSVATITGNPQNIIIGSLSQISYIRFSSRLAPVAAVGLALNFAVVALVYRKSLGQALESPPQPVTGNDVKPRVHGPLLIKSAVVTLAAIALFFAGQPIAVVALVAAAILMLDRVRPSKVYESVDWPLLVMFAGLFVVVHAFERDVVRTWGIDRWRAILDSPVVMVSGLSVLLSNLVSNVPAVLLFKPLMAAMSDGAREQAWLALAMSSTLAGNLTLLGSVANLIVVENARRAGTELGFLEYLKVGVPLTIATTVVGVAWLALTRY